One window of the Candidatus Zixiibacteriota bacterium genome contains the following:
- a CDS encoding conserved exported hypothetical protein (Evidence 4 : Unknown function but conserved in other organisms) yields the protein MKKSLIVAITLASALLFIGAEQPGKGVTEQDFQLFLKDFETKVMPLSKESALSGYNASLSGKDADYEKSAQASLAIGKIYSDPALFARIKEFKEGKQIADPLLVRQLDILYLSFLGSQIDPQMLEELIRRSTAISQKFYTYRTKVGERTLSDNQVDSILRYSTDSKELEDTWKASKLIGSEIAPALIELVKLRNQAARKIGFDNYYEMNMKLSEQDPVEIAALFDQLDSLTQEPFAVAKTQIDSALAIRYGIAKDKLEPWHYQNRFFQEAPSIYAVDFDSYYRDKDPVAIVKKYFAGIGLPVDSILAHSDLYERPGKYQHAYSTDIDREGDVRIVCNVRPDCGWTGTLLHELGHGVYDYYGDRQLPWMLRGSAHAFTTEAVANFFGRLAENPQWLIDIVGAPKNYIDPVAGDCLRSQNLTQLVFNRWAQVMVRFERAMYENPDQDLNKLWWQMVEKYQGVKCPEGRNEADWASKIHLTDAPVYYHNYLIAELLASQFAEAIGTKVLKIPEPFNADFANNPKIGEYFVDNVFYPGARYTWNEMIERATGEKLTSVYYARQFMGRK from the coding sequence ATGAAAAAGAGTCTAATTGTCGCAATAACACTGGCGTCGGCACTGCTTTTTATCGGTGCTGAACAGCCGGGAAAAGGTGTCACCGAACAGGATTTTCAATTATTTCTCAAGGACTTTGAAACCAAAGTAATGCCCTTGAGCAAAGAAAGCGCCCTGTCGGGGTATAATGCTTCGCTCTCCGGCAAAGATGCCGATTATGAGAAATCGGCGCAGGCGTCGCTGGCGATTGGGAAGATTTATTCCGATCCGGCGCTTTTTGCCCGGATTAAGGAATTCAAAGAAGGAAAGCAGATCGCCGATCCGCTTCTGGTTCGCCAGTTAGATATCCTTTATCTCTCTTTTTTGGGGAGTCAGATTGATCCCCAAATGCTCGAAGAATTGATCCGCCGGAGTACCGCCATTTCACAGAAATTTTATACCTATCGCACCAAAGTCGGGGAGAGGACTTTGAGCGACAATCAAGTCGATTCGATTCTTCGTTATTCTACCGACTCCAAGGAACTTGAAGACACCTGGAAGGCCAGCAAATTAATCGGGAGCGAAATTGCACCGGCTCTGATCGAACTGGTGAAACTGCGCAATCAGGCCGCCCGCAAAATAGGGTTCGACAATTATTATGAAATGAATATGAAACTGAGTGAGCAGGATCCGGTTGAAATCGCGGCGCTGTTTGACCAACTCGACAGTTTGACTCAGGAGCCGTTTGCCGTCGCCAAAACTCAAATCGATTCGGCGCTGGCGATTCGATATGGTATCGCCAAAGACAAATTGGAGCCGTGGCATTATCAAAATCGGTTTTTCCAGGAGGCTCCATCGATATATGCGGTCGATTTCGATTCGTATTATCGCGATAAAGATCCGGTGGCTATCGTGAAGAAATATTTTGCCGGAATTGGCCTGCCGGTTGACAGCATTCTGGCCCACAGCGACTTGTATGAGCGCCCCGGGAAATACCAGCATGCCTACTCGACCGATATCGATCGCGAGGGAGATGTGCGGATTGTCTGCAATGTCCGCCCCGATTGCGGCTGGACCGGCACCCTGCTTCACGAATTGGGGCACGGCGTCTATGATTATTACGGCGACCGGCAATTGCCGTGGATGTTGCGCGGTTCGGCGCACGCCTTCACCACCGAAGCGGTGGCTAATTTCTTTGGCCGTCTAGCTGAAAATCCTCAATGGCTTATAGATATTGTCGGCGCTCCGAAAAATTATATCGATCCGGTAGCCGGAGACTGCCTTCGGTCACAGAATCTGACACAACTGGTCTTCAACCGCTGGGCGCAGGTGATGGTACGCTTTGAGCGGGCTATGTATGAAAATCCGGATCAGGATCTGAATAAACTCTGGTGGCAGATGGTGGAGAAATATCAGGGAGTAAAATGTCCCGAGGGGCGAAACGAAGCCGATTGGGCCTCTAAAATTCATCTGACCGATGCCCCGGTCTATTATCACAATTACCTGATCGCGGAACTTCTCGCCTCGCAATTTGCGGAGGCTATAGGAACAAAGGTGCTGAAAATTCCCGAACCGTTCAATGCCGATTTCGCTAATAATCCGAAAATCGGAGAATATTTTGTAGACAATGTCTTTTACCCCGGCGCACGATATACATGGAATGAAATGATTGAGCGGGCCACCGGCGAGAAATTGACATCGGTATACTACGCCCGGCAATTTATGGGTCGAAAATAG
- a CDS encoding membrane hypothetical protein (Evidence 5 : Unknown function), with protein MIFSDPARRKRAELLRHIQHALAALLLILAGYDGLASAAHRSLILSVLQIIIGSILIAIVILEKLRRHEGNGAFPLIDTGAAAMLVVEGLNRALHGSHIIQYLYYLTGILTFVMGFYFPRISFRRHFRLDNISLYYRKNPFKTFQIEWKKIKSISYNGFDILIADNIDRKFDINLKKTYDNDDICRRLFEFASTRGLDADQLIIEKTPHLDHAEAADDLLPSSQ; from the coding sequence ATGATCTTTTCTGATCCGGCGCGACGCAAAAGGGCGGAGCTGCTTCGACACATCCAGCACGCCCTGGCCGCCCTGCTTCTAATTCTGGCCGGCTATGACGGCCTTGCCTCGGCGGCACATCGTTCTCTGATATTATCCGTTCTGCAAATAATTATCGGCTCGATTCTCATCGCCATCGTAATTCTTGAAAAATTACGGCGCCATGAAGGTAATGGCGCATTTCCCCTGATCGATACCGGGGCGGCGGCGATGCTGGTTGTCGAAGGGTTGAATCGCGCTCTGCATGGAAGCCATATAATCCAGTACCTGTATTATTTGACCGGTATATTGACTTTTGTTATGGGATTTTATTTCCCGAGAATTTCCTTTAGACGTCATTTCCGCCTCGATAATATATCGCTCTACTATAGAAAAAATCCGTTCAAAACATTTCAAATCGAGTGGAAAAAGATTAAGTCGATTTCCTACAATGGCTTTGATATCCTTATAGCCGACAACATCGACCGCAAATTTGATATTAATTTGAAGAAGACGTATGACAATGATGATATCTGCCGACGTCTTTTTGAATTTGCCTCGACCCGCGGGCTTGACGCCGATCAACTGATAATTGAAAAAACACCGCACCTCGATCACGCAGAAGCGGCCGATGATCTTTTGCCGTCCAGCCAATAG
- a CDS encoding conserved membrane hypothetical protein (Evidence 4 : Unknown function but conserved in other organisms), with amino-acid sequence MFIGHLGVGLALKRAEPRINVGWYLIAAEFLDILLFILIMSGLEQVHVSSPESSQKYMTFVFPYSHSLIGSIFWSTLFGFLAAMIFHKWGKAKIALLFVAGVFSHFVLDFLVHPPELPLWGNSSPKIGLGLWNEIYFALLLELLILIFALVMYYRATMARNRLGKYGLGVLMGLITVLAFAGQLSGPPPGNAFQVALSSEFTIVVLIALAYWLDGKRSSAASA; translated from the coding sequence ATGTTCATCGGCCATTTGGGAGTCGGTCTTGCCCTCAAGAGGGCTGAGCCGAGGATTAATGTCGGGTGGTATTTGATCGCGGCGGAATTTTTGGATATACTTCTATTTATTCTAATCATGTCCGGATTGGAACAAGTCCATGTTTCCTCGCCGGAATCAAGTCAGAAGTATATGACATTTGTCTTTCCTTATTCTCACAGCCTGATCGGGAGCATTTTTTGGTCAACCTTGTTCGGGTTTCTGGCGGCAATGATTTTCCACAAATGGGGTAAAGCGAAAATAGCGCTCCTATTCGTGGCGGGAGTGTTTTCGCATTTCGTACTTGATTTTTTGGTCCATCCGCCGGAATTGCCGCTATGGGGAAATAGTTCCCCCAAAATTGGTTTGGGTCTCTGGAACGAGATCTATTTTGCCCTATTGCTGGAGTTGCTGATATTGATATTCGCCCTGGTTATGTACTATCGGGCAACAATGGCTCGAAACAGGCTCGGCAAATATGGTTTGGGTGTCCTGATGGGATTGATAACGGTTCTGGCTTTCGCGGGACAATTGTCCGGACCACCTCCGGGAAATGCCTTTCAAGTAGCCTTAAGTTCGGAATTCACAATAGTGGTTTTAATCGCCCTTGCCTATTGGCTGGACGGCAAAAGATCATCGGCCGCTTCTGCGTGA
- a CDS encoding Low-specificity D-threonine aldolase, with product MQGILGNIETPAILIEKKIMERNLRAMQSLADLHGINLRVHIKTHKIPELAKLQLKSGAVGIAVAKLGEAEIMADAGIRDLQIANIIVGENKFKRLRRLHRKCRLTVAIDSIENAMALSNKFKKERTPLSVLIKINSGLNRSGLDSFRDVLNLAKIVSALKGLKIIGLMTHAGHAYGASNLNEIKHIGKSEGTLLVEYAQSLKRHGFDMDELSAGSTPTAPFCSHVPGLTEVRVGNYIFNDRTQVALDTVPQSRCALTVLATVISRHSKNRVVIDAGSKALALDMGAHGKSLLKGYGLVLRTNDTITRLSEEHGIIDKPRGKYKIGMKIRIIPNHACTVMNLFDEAFLVNGNEVLGKYRIAARGKMT from the coding sequence ATGCAGGGTATTTTGGGAAATATCGAAACCCCGGCGATTCTGATCGAAAAGAAAATTATGGAGCGCAATCTCCGGGCCATGCAAAGCCTAGCCGATTTGCATGGCATAAATCTGAGGGTTCATATAAAGACTCACAAAATCCCTGAACTGGCGAAACTTCAATTGAAGTCGGGAGCGGTCGGCATCGCCGTCGCTAAATTGGGCGAGGCCGAAATAATGGCCGACGCCGGCATCAGGGATCTTCAGATCGCCAATATCATAGTCGGGGAAAATAAATTTAAGCGACTGCGTCGCCTGCATCGAAAATGCCGATTGACGGTGGCAATCGATTCTATTGAAAATGCTATGGCCCTTTCCAACAAATTTAAAAAGGAAAGAACGCCTCTATCGGTTCTAATAAAAATAAATTCCGGATTGAATCGAAGCGGCTTGGATTCGTTCCGCGACGTTCTGAACTTGGCTAAAATAGTCTCCGCCTTGAAAGGGCTGAAAATTATCGGCCTAATGACCCATGCCGGCCACGCCTATGGGGCGTCAAATTTAAACGAGATCAAGCACATCGGAAAAAGTGAGGGGACATTGCTGGTCGAATATGCACAATCTCTAAAAAGACACGGGTTTGATATGGACGAGCTAAGCGCCGGCTCGACCCCGACCGCGCCCTTTTGTTCGCATGTCCCTGGCCTGACCGAAGTCCGCGTCGGTAATTATATATTTAATGACCGTACTCAGGTGGCCCTCGACACGGTGCCGCAGTCCCGCTGTGCTTTGACAGTTCTAGCGACTGTCATCAGCCGCCACTCCAAAAATCGGGTGGTCATTGATGCCGGCTCCAAGGCGCTGGCCCTTGACATGGGGGCGCATGGCAAAAGCCTGCTGAAGGGTTATGGGTTGGTTTTGAGAACTAATGATACCATCACCCGCCTGTCCGAAGAGCACGGCATAATTGACAAACCCCGAGGAAAATACAAAATTGGCATGAAAATCCGTATCATCCCCAATCATGCCTGCACCGTTATGAATCTGTTTGATGAGGCTTTCCTGGTTAATGGGAACGAAGTCCTGGGAAAATACAGGATTGCCGCCCGCGGCAAAATGACGTAA
- a CDS encoding hypothetical protein (Evidence 5 : Unknown function) has product MKESKRYTLFLNSEYNRGDLVYYSKRIKGTVTVAVDGGVRFFLKKKSYPDIIIGDFDSSPRLSARFLSRVEVIKYPTAKDKTDSQLALELALFRQAEEIEIFAGIGQTEIDHTLGNIFLLELVNKFNRDFKRQVRARLSDRRVELAMVENNSAEFEGNKGDILSVIPLSANPMVDFSGLKFPSPSRSLRIGDSLSLRNQFVCKRVALKVVGKAIIVVIHKK; this is encoded by the coding sequence ATGAAAGAATCGAAACGATATACTTTGTTTCTGAATAGCGAATATAATCGCGGCGACCTGGTTTATTATTCCAAGAGGATTAAAGGAACTGTCACCGTGGCTGTCGACGGCGGAGTGAGATTCTTCCTGAAGAAAAAGAGTTATCCCGATATCATCATCGGCGACTTTGATTCCTCGCCGCGCCTTTCAGCCCGTTTTTTGTCCCGAGTCGAAGTCATAAAATATCCTACCGCCAAAGATAAGACCGACAGCCAGCTAGCGTTGGAGTTGGCCCTGTTCCGTCAGGCTGAGGAAATAGAGATATTCGCCGGTATCGGCCAAACCGAAATCGATCACACCCTGGGAAATATCTTCCTTCTGGAACTGGTCAACAAATTCAACCGGGACTTCAAACGGCAGGTCCGGGCCCGCCTGAGCGATCGCAGGGTAGAACTGGCGATGGTGGAAAACAACTCCGCCGAATTTGAGGGAAACAAGGGGGATATACTATCGGTCATTCCTCTCTCGGCGAACCCTATGGTCGACTTTTCAGGCCTGAAATTCCCCTCACCGAGCCGCTCGCTTCGAATCGGCGATTCCCTGTCGCTTCGGAATCAATTTGTCTGCAAGAGAGTCGCTCTGAAGGTGGTCGGGAAAGCAATAATTGTAGTAATTCATAAGAAATAA